A window of the Lates calcarifer isolate ASB-BC8 linkage group LG18, TLL_Latcal_v3, whole genome shotgun sequence genome harbors these coding sequences:
- the ucn3l gene encoding urocortin 3, like has translation MLSSLKTLLLLSVLCTPTSSLCLRLYQTRSDLLCDDQMAVGVRSDEDEPVYSPVDGWGSLLQSAEYLTSSSSSSSSSSASSDESSREKRTSSPANYRFMSRTKLRGQMLRNSNKGDRRSRLTLSLDVPTNIMNVLFDVAKAKNLRAKAAENARLLAQIGRRK, from the coding sequence ATGCTGTCGTCCCTGAagaccctgctgctgctctcgGTCCTGTGCACACCGACCTCCAGCCTGTGCCTCCGCCTCTACCAGACCCGCTCCGACCTCCTGTGCGACGACCAGATGGCTGTCGGGGTCCGGAGTGACGAGGACGAGCCGGTCTACTCCCCCGTGGACGGCTGGGGGTCGCTCCTGCAGTCCGCGGAGtacctcacctcctcctcctcctcctcttcctcctcctccgcgTCTTCTGACGAGTCCAGCCGCGAAAAAAGGACCTCAAGTCCCGCAAACTACCGCTTCATGAGCAGGACGAAGCTCAGAGGGCAGATGCTCCGTAACAGCAACAAAGGGGACCGGAGGAGCAGACTGACCCTGTCCCTGGACGTCCCGACCAACATCATGAACGTCCTCTTTGATGTGGCTAAGGCCAAAAACCTGCGAGCCAAGGCGGCCGAGAACGCACGTCTCCTGGCGCAGATTGGACGGAGAAAGTGA
- the copg2 gene encoding coatomer subunit gamma-2: MIKKFDKKDEESGSGSNPFQHLEKSAVLQEARIFNETPINPRRCLHILTKIIYLLNQGEHFGTTEATEAFFAMTRLFQSNDQTLRRMCYLTIKEMANISEDVIIVTSSLTKDMTGKEDVYRGPAIRALCRITDTTMLQAIERYMKQAIVDKVPSVSSSALVSSLHMVKMSYDVVKRWVNEAQEAASSDNIMVQYHALGLLYHLRKNDRLAVTKMLNKFTKSGLKSPFAYCMLIRIASKLLDETEGGHDSPLFDFIESCLRNKNEMVVYEAASAIVHMPNCTARELAPAVSVLQLFCSSPKAALRYAAVRTLNKVAMKHPSAVTACNLDLENLITDSNRSIATLAITTLLKTGSESSVDRLMKQISSFVSEISDEFKVVVVQAISALCQKYPRKHSVMMNFLSNMLRDDGGFEYKRAIVDCIISIIEENPESKETGLAHLCEFIEDCEHTVLATKILHLLGKEGPRTPQPSKYIRFIFNRVVLESEAVRAAAVSALAKFGAQNDDLLPSVLVLMQRCMMDSDDEVRDRATFYMNVLQQKQKALNAAYIFNGLSVSIPGLEKSLHQYTLEPTEKPFDMKTVPLATTPITEQKTEIAPVATSKLPEKLAPSRQDIYQEQLAAIPDFQGLGPLFKSSEPVQLTEAETEYVVRCVKHTFARHMVFQFDCTNTLNDQLLQKVVVQMEPSESYEVIHHIPAPSLPYSQPGSCYTLVRLPDDDPTAVSCTFSCTMKYLVRDCDPNTGEPDDDGYDDEYVLEDLEVTVADHIQKVLKPNFGAAWEEVGDEFEKEETFALASVRTLDEAVGNIISFLGMQPCERSDKVPENKNSHVLFLAGVFRGGHDVLVRARLALADGVTMQVTVRSGEETVVDVILASVG, from the exons atgattaaaaagtTTGATAAGAAGGACGAGGAGTCTG GAAGTGGGTCGAACCCTTTCCAACACCTGGAGAAGAGTGCCGTTTTGCAGGAG GCACGCATTTTCAACGAGACTCCAATCAACCCAAGAAGATGCCTCCACATTCTCACCAAGATCATCTACCTCCTCAACCAg GGGGAGCATTTCGGGACCACAGAGGCTACCGAGGCCTTCTTTGCGATGACTAGGCTCTTTCAGTCCAATGAT CAAACCCTGAGGAGGATGTGCTACCTTACCATTAAGGAGATGGCCAACATCTCTGAGGATGTCATCATTGTCACTAGCAG CCTGACCAAGGACATGACAGGGAAGGAAGATGTATACCGAGGACCCGCTATCAGAGCCCTCTGCAGGATTACAGAT ACCACCATGCTGCAGGCCATTGAGAGGTACATGAAGCAGGCTATTGTTGACAAGGTGCCCAGTGTGTCCAGTTCTGCCCTGGTCTCCTCACTG CACATGGTGAAGATGAGCTATGATGTGGTGAAGCGTTGGGTGAATGAAGCCCAGGAAGCTGCTTCCAGTGACAATATCATGGTCCAG TACCATGCCCTGGGCTTGTTGTATCACCTCAGGAAGAACGACCGTCTTGCTGTCACCAAGATGCTCAACAAGTTCACCAAGTCTGGTCTCAAGTCTCCTTTTGCCTACTGCATGCTCATCCGGATCGCCAGCAAACTGCTggatgagacagagggagg TCATGATAGCCCCTTGTTTGACTTCATTGAGAGCTGCCTGAGGAACAAGAACGAGATGGTGGTGTATGAGGCTGCTTCTGCCATCGTCCATATGCCCAACTGTACTGCCAGAGAGCTGGCCCCCGCTGTGTCAG tgctgcagctctTCTGCAGTTCTCCTAAAGCTGCTTTGAGATACGCTGCAGTCAGGACCCTCAACAAG GTGGCAATGAAGCATCCTTCAGCTGTCACTGCGTGTAATCTGGACCTGGAGAACCTGATCACTGACTCAAACCGTAGCATCGCCACACTGGCCATCACCACTCTGCTCAAGACTGGTAGTGAGAGCAGCGTGGACCGACTTATGAAGCAAATCTCCTCGTTTGTCTCTGAGATCTCTGATGAGTTCAag gtggtggtggtgcaggCTATCAGCGCTCTGTGTCAGAAGTATCCCAGGAAGCACAGTGTCATGATGAACTTCCTGTCCAACATGCTCAGAGACGAT ggtgGCTTTGAGTACAAGCGGGCCATTGTAGATtgcatcatcagcatcattgaGGAGAACCCAGAGAGCAAAGAGACAGGCTTGGCCCACCTGTGTGAGTTCATCGAGGACTGCGAACACACAGTGTTGGCCACCAAGATCCTGCACCTTCTTGGCAAAGAGGGCCCACGCACACCACAGCCCTCCAAATACATCCGCTTCATCTTCAACCGGGTGGTGCTGGAGAGCGAGGCTGTTCGCGCAG ctgcagtcagtgcTTTGGCTAAATTTGGAGCTCAGAATGACGATCTGCTGCCGAGTGTCCTGGTTCTTATGCAGAG GTGTATGAtggacagtgatgatgaggtgCGTGACAGGGCCACTTTCTACATGAACGTGCTACAGCAGAAGCAGAAGGCTCTGAATGCTGCCTACATCTTCAATG GTCTGTCTGTTTCTATCCCCGGCCTGGAGAAGTCCCTCCACCAGTACACTTTGGAGCCCACAGAGAAACCTTTCGACATGAAGACCGTCCCTCTCGCCACCACTCCCATCACAGAACAGAAGACAG aAATCGCTCCTGTTGCTACCAGCAAACTGCCAGAAAAGTTGGCGCCATCACGCCAGGACATTTATCAAG AACAACTGGCAGCCATCCCAGATTTCCAGGGTCTCGGCCCGCTCTTCAAGTCTTCTGAACCGGTGCAGCTGACAGAGGCCGAGACAGAATATGTGGTGCGGTGCGTCAAACACACCTTCGCCAGGCACATGGTGTTCCAGTTTGACTGCACAAACACTCTCAACGACCAGCTCTTGCAGAAG GTTGTAGTGCAGATGGAGCCGTCAGAGTCCTATGAGGTGATACACCACATCCCCGCCCCCAGCCTCCCCTACAGTCAGCCCGGTTCCTGCTACACTCTGGTCCGCCTTCCTGACGACGACCCCACTGCTG TTTCTTGCACGTTCAGCTGCACTATGAAGTACCTTGTCAGAGACTGCGACCCCAACACAGGAGAGCCTGACGATGACGGTTACGACGATGAATATGTG CTGGAGGATCTGGAGGTGACAGTTGCAGACCACATCCAGAAGGTTTTGAAACCAAACTTTGGCGCAGCGTGGGAAGAAGTGGGAGATGAATTTGAGAAGGAAGAGACTTTTGCCCTCGCGTCTGTACGGACTCTAGACG aggCGGTGGGTAACATCATCAGCTTCCTGGGAATGCAGCCATGCGAGCGTTCAGACAAAGTTCCCGAAAACAAGAACTCGCACGTCCTCTTCCTTGCTG GTGTGTTCCGCGGAGGTCACGACGTGCTGGTCCGCGCCCGCCTGGCGCTGGCCGACGGCGTCACCATGCAAGTAACGGTTCGCAGCGGAGAGGAGACGGTCGTCGACGTCATCCTGGCCTCCGTGGGCTAG